A genomic window from Mesosutterella faecium includes:
- a CDS encoding ABC transporter permease, translated as MVISPEVRLWLVRVRCLIRKELQVLLKDPRSRAILIVPVFLQALLFGYAANYELSYAPYVLLDECHSKASDELLARIDSSGIFVRRLTVSSQREMGEAVESGAVALAIRIPPDFPSRLFSGRTAPLQVVLDGRNTITSGLAGAYLGSIVSSYASELSGRAGSVELVRRAWYNTNLDSRWNILVALIAALALIQTQLTAAFTVAREREQGTFDQLLVTPLTPVEILVGKALPPIFVGLAQSSFILLVIRFWFGIPFSGSLITLYLGLLAFNIAAVGFGLSVSALSLSMQQAMLYNFLCLVPTVMLSGFFTPVSNMAPALQYLTYVNPLRFGIDIVKRVYLEGAGLAQVWPDFIPLALIASVCLPAAGWLFRNKLS; from the coding sequence GCTGGTGCGGGTGCGGTGTCTGATCCGCAAGGAACTCCAGGTCCTTTTGAAGGACCCGAGGAGCCGGGCGATTCTCATAGTTCCGGTTTTCCTGCAGGCGCTGCTGTTCGGCTACGCCGCGAACTACGAGCTTTCGTACGCTCCCTACGTCCTGCTCGACGAATGCCACAGCAAGGCCTCGGACGAACTGCTCGCCCGCATCGACAGCTCCGGCATTTTCGTGCGCAGGCTCACCGTGAGCTCGCAGCGCGAGATGGGCGAGGCGGTCGAAAGCGGGGCGGTTGCGCTCGCGATCAGGATCCCGCCGGACTTCCCCTCGCGCCTTTTCAGCGGCAGGACCGCCCCGCTGCAGGTCGTGCTCGACGGGCGCAACACCATCACCTCGGGGCTGGCGGGAGCGTACCTCGGCAGCATCGTGTCCTCCTACGCCTCAGAGCTCTCCGGCAGAGCCGGCAGCGTCGAGCTCGTGCGGCGCGCCTGGTACAACACGAACCTGGATTCCCGCTGGAATATTCTGGTCGCCCTGATCGCGGCTCTCGCGCTCATCCAGACTCAGCTCACCGCGGCCTTCACCGTGGCGCGCGAGCGCGAGCAGGGGACCTTCGACCAGCTGCTCGTCACCCCGCTCACGCCTGTGGAAATTCTGGTAGGAAAGGCGCTGCCCCCCATTTTCGTCGGCCTCGCGCAGTCGAGCTTCATTCTGCTCGTGATCCGCTTCTGGTTTGGGATTCCCTTCTCGGGCAGCCTGATCACCCTGTATCTGGGGCTTCTCGCGTTTAATATCGCGGCCGTCGGCTTCGGCCTGTCCGTTTCCGCGCTGTCGCTGTCGATGCAGCAGGCGATGCTCTACAACTTCCTCTGCCTGGTGCCCACGGTCATGCTCTCGGGCTTTTTCACCCCGGTGAGCAATATGGCGCCGGCGCTGCAGTACCTCACCTATGTGAATCCTCTGCGCTTTGGCATCGACATCGTGAAGCGGGTGTATCTCGAGGGGGCGGGGCTCGCGCAGGTCTGGCCGGATTTCATTCCGCTCGCGCTGATCGCCTCGGTCTGTCTGCCGGCTGCGGGCTGGCTGTTCAGAAACAAGCTGTCGTGA
- the ypfJ gene encoding KPN_02809 family neutral zinc metallopeptidase, whose protein sequence is MLWRNRQSSTNIEDRRGESAGGGPGGLIPIRGKGGVLILIIVIVAGYYGIDLTPLLTGGEAAQTQASAGAYKPSAEEQELAQFTGVALKTTEETWSEIFKKAGSTYTPPTLVLYRGSTRTACGYGQSAMGPFYCPPDRRVYIDLSFYEDMKTRLGGGGDFALGYVLAHEVGHHVQNLLGISDKVREAQSRTDQAGANRLSVRLELQADCFAGVWGNFMKRDGVLEKGDLEKALRTASAIGDDRLQRESTGRVVPDSFTHGTSEQRYRWFKRGYDTGRPQACNTFGSASLDSPGETLYGRLGRDSGR, encoded by the coding sequence ATGCTGTGGAGAAACCGACAATCGAGCACGAACATCGAAGACCGCCGCGGCGAGTCCGCGGGAGGCGGCCCGGGCGGCCTGATCCCGATCCGCGGCAAGGGCGGGGTGCTGATTCTCATCATCGTGATCGTGGCGGGCTACTACGGCATCGATCTCACGCCGCTGCTGACCGGCGGCGAAGCCGCCCAGACCCAGGCTTCGGCGGGCGCCTACAAGCCTTCGGCCGAAGAGCAGGAGCTCGCGCAGTTCACGGGCGTCGCCCTGAAGACCACCGAGGAGACCTGGTCGGAGATCTTCAAAAAGGCCGGCTCCACCTATACGCCCCCGACCCTCGTGCTCTACAGGGGCAGCACCCGGACGGCCTGCGGCTACGGCCAGTCCGCCATGGGCCCCTTTTACTGCCCTCCCGACCGCCGCGTCTACATCGACCTCTCCTTTTATGAGGACATGAAAACCCGGCTGGGCGGCGGAGGCGACTTCGCCCTGGGCTACGTCCTCGCCCACGAGGTCGGGCATCACGTTCAGAACCTGCTGGGCATCAGCGACAAGGTGCGCGAGGCGCAGAGCCGCACCGACCAGGCCGGCGCCAACCGCCTTTCGGTCCGGCTGGAGCTGCAGGCCGACTGCTTCGCAGGCGTCTGGGGAAACTTCATGAAGCGCGACGGCGTGCTGGAAAAGGGAGACCTTGAGAAGGCGCTTCGCACCGCCTCGGCCATCGGCGACGACCGCCTGCAGCGCGAAAGCACCGGCCGCGTCGTTCCCGACAGCTTCACGCACGGGACTTCAGAGCAGCGCTACCGGTGGTTCAAGCGGGGCTACGACACCGGGCGGCCGCAGGCCTGCAACACCTTCGGCTCGGCCAGCCTCGACAGCCCGGGCGAGACCTTGTACGGCCGGCTCGGCCGGGACTCCGGGCGCTGA
- a CDS encoding LysR family transcriptional regulator, which yields MNFLSMKYFTTVARMRSFTRAAAELHITQQTLSAHIAGVEKELGCALLIRHVPLELTYAGEVFLRYASDFEKNYKRMMVELGDISDNHRGVLKIGVAFTRGRAIMPLLIEEFQKDWPRYEIQLVEDTNDRLRKFLADGDIDLAIASFPNNAPDIELKPFYRENIVLAVSRTLLKRLFPDSLEASLEKIRGGDLSPLALCPFVMGKPEDISGRVAQEFIRRFDLHPFVSARSDNIGTLLSLCLRGVGACFCQENFVRMTLPDEALKQLEIFRLPKGSSYEILFGTPRQAYQRKAVSAFMQTALRVIPASEEKAEEELKRVVKLK from the coding sequence ATGAACTTCCTTTCGATGAAGTACTTCACGACGGTGGCCCGGATGCGCAGCTTCACGCGGGCCGCGGCCGAGCTGCACATCACCCAGCAGACGCTGTCGGCGCACATCGCAGGAGTGGAAAAGGAGCTGGGCTGCGCGCTGCTGATCAGGCACGTGCCGCTGGAGCTGACCTATGCGGGCGAGGTGTTCCTGCGGTACGCCTCCGACTTTGAGAAAAACTACAAGCGGATGATGGTCGAGCTGGGCGACATCAGCGACAATCACAGGGGCGTGCTCAAGATCGGCGTCGCCTTTACCCGCGGGCGGGCCATCATGCCGCTGCTGATCGAGGAATTCCAGAAGGACTGGCCCCGCTACGAGATACAGCTGGTCGAGGACACGAACGACAGGCTCCGCAAGTTTCTGGCTGACGGAGACATTGATCTGGCGATAGCCTCGTTCCCGAACAATGCGCCCGACATTGAGCTCAAGCCCTTTTACCGCGAGAACATTGTGCTGGCTGTCTCGCGCACTCTGCTTAAGCGGCTTTTCCCGGACAGCCTCGAGGCGTCGCTTGAAAAAATCCGCGGCGGCGATCTTTCTCCGCTGGCGCTCTGCCCTTTCGTCATGGGAAAGCCCGAGGACATCTCCGGGCGGGTCGCGCAGGAGTTCATCCGGCGCTTTGACCTGCATCCGTTCGTGAGCGCGCGCTCGGACAACATCGGCACGCTCCTGTCGCTGTGCCTGAGGGGCGTCGGGGCCTGCTTCTGCCAGGAAAACTTCGTGCGCATGACGCTGCCCGACGAGGCCCTGAAGCAGCTGGAGATTTTCCGCCTCCCCAAGGGCTCGAGCTACGAGATCCTTTTCGGCACGCCGCGCCAGGCTTATCAGAGAAAGGCGGTGTCGGCCTTCATGCAGACCGCTCTTCGGGTGATCCCCGCCTCCGAGGAGAAGGCCGAGGAGGAGCTCAAGCGGGTCGTGAAACTTAAATAA
- a CDS encoding sugar nucleotidyltransferase: MKGILLAGGSGSRLYPMTRTTSKQLLPVYDKPLIYYPLSTLMDLGITEIVVISTPRDLPGIRSLLGDGAEFGLRLSYRVQNRPEGIAQSLLIASDFIDEDICLILGDNLFMLNGELARLRSLASGPALKSAAVVLCPVKDPERFGVADCDAGGRVLRLVEKPKLPTSNLAVTGLYFYPSDAAGLAATLRPSARGELEITDLNNLYLAQGRLRALRLERESRWLDAGTPDALLEASELAARAWRDERNPAGYPEEMARRRGLISQDDYEALLRSIKPGTPYLEHLRALSACLWRR, from the coding sequence ATGAAAGGCATTCTTCTCGCCGGCGGCAGCGGCAGCCGGCTCTATCCCATGACCCGGACCACCTCCAAGCAGCTGCTCCCGGTCTATGACAAGCCGCTGATCTACTATCCGCTCTCCACATTAATGGATCTGGGCATCACCGAGATTGTCGTCATTTCAACGCCGCGGGACCTTCCGGGCATCAGGTCGCTGCTGGGCGACGGCGCGGAATTCGGGCTGCGGCTTTCCTACCGGGTGCAGAACAGGCCCGAAGGCATCGCGCAGAGCCTGCTGATCGCCTCGGACTTCATCGACGAGGACATCTGCCTCATCCTGGGGGACAATCTTTTCATGCTGAACGGGGAGCTTGCCCGGCTGCGCTCACTTGCCTCCGGGCCGGCTCTGAAATCGGCCGCGGTGGTGCTCTGCCCCGTGAAGGACCCGGAGCGTTTCGGCGTGGCAGACTGCGATGCCGGGGGGCGGGTGCTCAGGCTGGTTGAAAAGCCGAAGCTGCCGACTTCAAATCTGGCGGTGACGGGGCTGTACTTCTACCCGTCCGACGCGGCGGGCCTTGCGGCAACGCTTCGGCCTTCGGCGCGGGGGGAGCTTGAAATCACGGACCTCAACAACCTTTATCTGGCGCAGGGACGGCTGCGCGCGCTGCGGCTCGAAAGGGAGTCGAGGTGGCTTGACGCCGGCACTCCCGACGCTCTGCTCGAGGCTTCGGAGCTTGCGGCCAGGGCCTGGCGCGACGAAAGGAACCCTGCGGGCTATCCGGAGGAAATGGCGAGGCGCCGCGGGCTGATCAGCCAGGACGACTACGAGGCGCTGCTGCGCTCGATCAAGCCCGGCACGCCGTACCTTGAGCATCTCAGGGCGCTTTCGGCCTGCCTCTGGCGCCGTTAG
- the rfbC gene encoding dTDP-4-dehydrorhamnose 3,5-epimerase gives MEKLETALPGVFVLQPRIFGDGRGYFCETWNERTMAEAGLDVRFVQDNESLSHYGVIRGLHYQKGAASQAKLVRVIEGEVLDVALDLRAGSPTFGRFAAVRLSGENHRQLFIPKGFAHGFAVLSKRAVFAYKCDAFYEPAAEGSVSALDPELGIDWGVPAAQASFSEKDRAAPSFARYRSNPDFFFGRQP, from the coding sequence ATGGAGAAGCTTGAAACCGCACTGCCGGGGGTGTTTGTTCTGCAGCCCCGGATTTTCGGCGACGGGCGCGGGTATTTCTGCGAGACCTGGAATGAAAGGACCATGGCTGAGGCGGGGCTCGACGTGCGGTTCGTTCAGGACAACGAGTCCCTGTCGCACTACGGCGTCATCCGCGGCCTTCATTACCAGAAGGGCGCGGCGTCGCAGGCCAAGCTGGTGAGGGTGATCGAGGGCGAAGTGCTCGATGTGGCGCTTGATCTGCGCGCGGGCTCGCCCACCTTCGGGCGCTTCGCGGCGGTGAGGCTCTCGGGCGAAAACCACCGCCAGCTGTTCATCCCGAAGGGGTTCGCGCACGGCTTTGCGGTCCTTTCGAAAAGGGCGGTCTTCGCCTACAAGTGCGACGCCTTTTACGAGCCCGCGGCCGAAGGCTCGGTGAGCGCCCTCGACCCGGAGCTCGGGATCGACTGGGGGGTGCCCGCCGCGCAGGCCTCTTTTTCGGAAAAAGACCGGGCCGCGCCGAGCTTCGCGCGCTATCGCTCGAACCCGGATTTCTTTTTCGGGAGGCAGCCGTGA
- the rfbD gene encoding dTDP-4-dehydrorhamnose reductase — MIAVTGAGGQLGQALVRRASGLGIGVLALGRAQLDVTDPARISQVLGAGRFEAVVNCAAYNAVDRAEDCPGEAFAVNAYAPWLLAQQGIPLVHVSTDYVFDGASERPYEATDAPRPLSVYGLSKRSGEEALLESGARGVIVRTAWLYSKREGTRNFFQTIRRLARERPEISVVDDQVGSPTLADDLAEAILLLLRAGAHRRPMSLFHFAGKGSCSRFEFARAIVRSEGLACRVRPVPTGAFPARARRPAHAVLSCSRFERACGAAPRGWLEALESREAWEVL; from the coding sequence GTGATCGCGGTGACGGGGGCCGGGGGCCAGCTCGGCCAGGCGCTGGTCCGGAGGGCCTCGGGGCTTGGGATCGGCGTGCTCGCGCTCGGGCGCGCCCAGCTCGATGTGACGGACCCCGCCCGCATTTCGCAGGTGCTCGGCGCAGGCCGCTTCGAGGCCGTCGTCAACTGCGCGGCCTACAACGCGGTGGACAGGGCCGAGGACTGCCCGGGAGAGGCTTTCGCGGTGAACGCCTATGCGCCCTGGCTGCTCGCGCAGCAGGGCATTCCCCTGGTGCACGTCTCCACCGACTATGTCTTCGACGGCGCCTCGGAAAGGCCCTACGAGGCCACGGACGCGCCGAGGCCGCTTTCGGTCTACGGGCTGAGCAAGCGCTCGGGCGAGGAGGCGCTCCTTGAAAGCGGGGCGCGGGGCGTGATCGTCCGCACGGCCTGGCTCTATTCCAAGCGGGAGGGAACGCGGAATTTTTTTCAAACGATCCGCAGGCTTGCCCGCGAGCGGCCGGAAATTTCCGTCGTGGACGACCAGGTGGGCTCGCCCACGCTGGCCGACGATCTGGCCGAGGCCATTCTCCTACTCCTGCGCGCCGGGGCGCACCGCCGCCCGATGAGCCTTTTCCATTTCGCGGGAAAGGGTAGCTGCTCGCGCTTTGAATTCGCCCGGGCGATCGTGCGCTCCGAGGGGCTCGCCTGCCGCGTCCGCCCGGTGCCCACCGGTGCTTTTCCCGCGCGGGCGCGAAGGCCCGCGCATGCTGTTTTGTCCTGCTCGCGCTTTGAGCGCGCCTGCGGCGCCGCCCCCAGGGGATGGCTTGAGGCGCTCGAGAGCCGCGAGGCCTGGGAGGTGCTGTGA
- the rfbB gene encoding dTDP-glucose 4,6-dehydratase produces MTAFEKTILVTGGAGFIGSNFIFGLARRRPEIRVIDLDLLTYAAHPQVWEAQKAMPGVVPVRGDICDTALVASLLERFDATGIIHFAAESHVDNSIADPQGFVRTNVLGTASLLTAAVRVWRKKGVLGSARFHHVSTDEVYGALGPEGFFTESSPYAPSSPYSASKASSDLLVRAFGRTYGLNYTISNCSNNFGPWQHAEKLIPTVIRKALAGEPVPIYGSGGNVRDWLWVGDHCRAIERIFFDAAPGETFNVGGHGERGNLEMARGICALLDRLSPRRDGRPYAAQIAFVADRPGHDFRYAIDPSKIERGLGWRPELSFEEALERTVRWYLGEGRALLAP; encoded by the coding sequence GTGACCGCTTTTGAAAAAACAATCCTTGTGACCGGAGGCGCGGGCTTCATCGGCTCGAACTTCATCTTCGGGCTTGCCCGCAGAAGGCCTGAGATCCGGGTGATCGACCTTGATCTTCTCACCTACGCCGCGCACCCGCAGGTCTGGGAGGCGCAGAAGGCGATGCCCGGCGTCGTGCCTGTGCGCGGGGACATCTGCGACACGGCCCTGGTCGCCTCGCTGCTCGAGCGCTTTGACGCGACCGGCATCATCCATTTCGCGGCCGAGAGCCACGTCGACAACTCGATCGCAGACCCCCAGGGCTTCGTCCGCACGAACGTCCTGGGCACGGCCTCGCTGCTCACGGCGGCCGTCCGGGTCTGGAGGAAAAAAGGGGTTCTCGGCTCCGCCCGCTTTCACCATGTTTCGACGGACGAGGTCTACGGCGCGCTCGGGCCCGAGGGCTTCTTCACCGAGTCTTCGCCCTACGCCCCGAGCAGCCCCTATTCAGCGAGCAAGGCCTCGTCGGACCTGCTCGTGCGGGCTTTCGGGCGCACCTACGGCCTCAACTACACCATTTCCAACTGCTCCAACAATTTCGGCCCCTGGCAGCACGCCGAAAAGCTCATTCCCACGGTGATCCGCAAGGCCCTTGCGGGCGAGCCCGTGCCGATCTACGGCAGCGGGGGCAACGTCCGCGACTGGCTGTGGGTCGGTGACCACTGCCGCGCGATCGAGCGGATTTTCTTCGACGCGGCCCCCGGCGAGACCTTCAACGTGGGCGGACACGGCGAGCGCGGGAACCTTGAGATGGCGCGCGGCATCTGCGCGCTGCTCGACCGCCTCAGCCCCCGCCGGGACGGCAGGCCCTACGCCGCACAGATCGCTTTCGTGGCAGACCGCCCCGGGCACGACTTCCGCTACGCCATTGATCCGTCGAAGATCGAGCGCGGGCTCGGCTGGCGGCCCGAGCTCTCCTTCGAGGAGGCGCTGGAGCGCACCGTGCGCTGGTACCTGGGGGAAGGCCGCGCGCTGCTCGCGCCTTAG
- a CDS encoding iron-containing alcohol dehydrogenase, translated as MESFSFQNKGRLLFGEDRTGEFARLAAGLSKRALVVCGAHFSRSGELAGLEQALEAAGVRVWVEPDLSSPSIEQARAMMELCRRQSIGLVIGVGGATVMDFAKIVAYGAAQQRDVWPEIEQRGEPRGGSRLALATVSTYPSSGSDMDGAAEMVEKETGRAGGLYGELLQADLCWLNPGYATGIPGPILAYGAMTAVIQAGVAFLSGGRCSFAENASLAVSRTILSSLPAALRGEREAIGELQLAACMNGFGPTSFGKKEVDFSLYFIEGIVENYWEIPYVPAITILFPHWLKSVWSDGGAFRDYFRLAWGADTAGLTGPEALQKGLDAIHRAYDDFGIAWTLQALKPMNPGRGKLLQFVREPGPCESSFRTFTEDDVASLILEAQGARLD; from the coding sequence ATGGAGTCTTTCAGCTTTCAGAACAAGGGCCGGCTGCTCTTTGGCGAGGACAGGACGGGCGAGTTCGCGCGGCTTGCGGCCGGGCTTTCGAAGCGCGCTCTCGTCGTCTGCGGGGCGCACTTCTCCCGCAGCGGCGAGCTGGCCGGGCTCGAGCAGGCGCTTGAGGCCGCCGGCGTGCGCGTCTGGGTGGAGCCCGACCTCAGCAGCCCCAGCATCGAGCAGGCCCGCGCCATGATGGAGCTCTGCCGCCGGCAGTCCATCGGGCTTGTGATCGGCGTGGGCGGCGCCACCGTCATGGACTTTGCGAAGATCGTGGCCTACGGGGCGGCGCAGCAGCGCGACGTCTGGCCCGAGATCGAGCAGCGCGGCGAGCCCCGGGGCGGCAGCAGGCTCGCCCTGGCCACGGTTTCCACCTATCCCTCCTCGGGCTCTGACATGGACGGGGCGGCCGAGATGGTGGAAAAGGAAACCGGGCGCGCGGGCGGGCTCTACGGCGAGCTTCTGCAGGCCGACCTCTGCTGGCTCAATCCCGGCTACGCGACCGGCATTCCGGGGCCGATCCTCGCCTACGGCGCGATGACCGCCGTGATTCAGGCCGGCGTCGCGTTCCTGAGCGGCGGGCGCTGCAGCTTTGCGGAAAACGCGAGCCTTGCCGTCTCCCGCACGATCCTTTCCAGCCTGCCCGCGGCCCTCAGGGGCGAGCGGGAGGCGATCGGCGAGCTGCAGCTCGCGGCCTGCATGAACGGCTTCGGGCCGACCTCATTCGGGAAGAAAGAGGTCGACTTCAGCCTGTACTTCATCGAGGGCATCGTTGAAAACTACTGGGAAATCCCGTACGTGCCCGCGATCACGATCCTGTTCCCCCACTGGCTGAAGAGCGTCTGGAGCGACGGCGGAGCCTTCCGCGATTACTTCAGGCTCGCCTGGGGCGCGGACACCGCGGGGCTCACGGGGCCCGAGGCCCTTCAAAAGGGGCTCGACGCCATTCACCGGGCCTACGATGACTTCGGCATCGCCTGGACGCTCCAGGCCCTGAAGCCGATGAACCCAGGGCGCGGGAAGCTTCTTCAGTTCGTGCGGGAGCCCGGCCCCTGCGAAAGCTCGTTCAGGACGTTCACGGAAGACGACGTCGCCTCTCTGATCCTTGAAGCCCAGGGCGCGCGGCTCGATTAA
- a CDS encoding purple acid phosphatase family protein encodes MADLLKLSRRRLLAGSAAAAALSASGCAAPRGGQEADPTPPPVWPRLTVGADCARSVTVQWKRQGPGELVLRRADPQGPERRFSAPQRDAEAEGVIFPLHTVRIDGLEPGQDYEYRVEPDGSWFRFRTAESGRCRALVFADSQSSDRFKTWARVYRGALRHFPRPDFAANLGDLVDMGSRLSYWADWFEAVTPAIASVPEAPVMGNHECYRKNPGDRQFRPIMPKAYLEAFPVPENGEGDLERWYYAFDCGPVHFIVLNTQWLEAAAFRPRLYERMKLWFLEKGSKTNLPWRVVMMHKDILHYQRPGKPWKTRFSQTGRRLMPLFEQTGIDLVLTGHLHTYRRRGFVRNFRHAKDGPYYFVCGVSGNIRHNVEALHELDLYAAPRPETDNFMTLEADAGKLSVRCFLPDGRELDHALLERSSGRASG; translated from the coding sequence ATGGCTGATCTTTTGAAGCTCTCGCGGCGCCGGCTGCTCGCCGGAAGCGCGGCCGCGGCGGCTCTTTCCGCCTCCGGTTGCGCCGCGCCCCGCGGCGGGCAGGAGGCCGATCCCACGCCGCCTCCCGTCTGGCCGCGGCTCACCGTGGGGGCAGACTGCGCCCGCTCGGTCACGGTCCAGTGGAAGCGGCAGGGACCGGGCGAACTCGTCCTGAGGAGAGCGGATCCTCAGGGCCCTGAGCGGCGGTTTTCCGCCCCGCAGCGCGACGCCGAGGCCGAAGGCGTGATCTTTCCCCTCCACACGGTGAGGATTGACGGCCTGGAGCCCGGCCAGGACTACGAGTACCGCGTGGAGCCGGACGGCTCCTGGTTCCGGTTCAGGACCGCGGAAAGCGGCCGCTGCCGGGCGCTCGTCTTCGCCGACAGCCAGTCGAGCGACCGCTTCAAAACCTGGGCGCGGGTCTACCGCGGGGCGCTCAGGCACTTTCCGAGGCCGGATTTCGCCGCAAACCTCGGCGACCTTGTGGACATGGGCAGCCGCCTGTCCTACTGGGCCGACTGGTTCGAGGCCGTGACGCCTGCCATCGCGAGCGTTCCCGAGGCTCCGGTGATGGGAAACCACGAGTGCTACCGAAAGAATCCCGGCGACCGGCAGTTCCGCCCGATCATGCCGAAGGCCTATCTCGAGGCCTTCCCGGTGCCGGAAAACGGCGAGGGCGACCTCGAGCGCTGGTACTACGCCTTTGACTGCGGCCCCGTGCACTTCATCGTGCTCAACACGCAGTGGCTCGAGGCCGCGGCCTTCAGGCCCCGCCTCTACGAGCGCATGAAGCTGTGGTTTCTTGAAAAGGGCTCCAAAACGAACCTGCCCTGGCGGGTCGTGATGATGCACAAGGACATCCTGCACTACCAGAGGCCGGGAAAGCCCTGGAAAACCCGCTTTTCACAGACCGGCAGGCGGCTGATGCCGCTGTTTGAGCAGACCGGCATCGATCTCGTCCTCACCGGGCACCTGCACACGTACCGCAGACGCGGCTTCGTGAGGAACTTCAGGCACGCGAAGGACGGCCCTTATTATTTTGTCTGCGGCGTGTCGGGCAACATCCGGCACAATGTCGAGGCGCTGCATGAGCTAGACCTTTATGCCGCGCCAAGGCCCGAGACCGACAACTTCATGACCCTTGAGGCCGACGCCGGGAAGCTTTCGGTGCGCTGCTTCCTGCCCGACGGCCGGGAGCTGGACCACGCCCTGCTCGAGCGCTCCTCCGGCCGGGCCTCCGGCTGA
- a CDS encoding universal stress protein: protein MKILVPVDLSSGSRHAVEFLASRKTLLGASASIELLNVQTPLKRRSSILFGQGAIDRYYEEHAERVFTRCRQVLNSEGLFVRESMQVGVPDQKIAEEAKRYGADLIVMGTRGLGALRGLFMTSVSTGVISMACCPVLLVKEKQGPLGDDLHVGVCVDGSSYGAAAAQYILKHPKLFGRNARFDLINVVNDYRGAALTNVTGIAMPTLSEQEITELEQNDFKDAMSKVQPLFERAKLETHGVCLVGNPASEITAYAEANGVDLLVTGTHGYTRLKSAVMGSTAQTLAAHSSIPLLVVQGGKPEPQKQS, encoded by the coding sequence ATGAAAATACTGGTTCCCGTCGACCTGAGCTCGGGCAGCCGCCACGCCGTCGAATTCCTCGCCTCGAGGAAAACCCTGCTCGGGGCGAGTGCGAGCATCGAGCTTCTCAACGTCCAGACGCCCCTCAAGCGCCGCTCCTCGATCCTGTTCGGCCAGGGGGCGATCGACCGCTATTACGAAGAGCATGCCGAACGGGTCTTCACCCGCTGCCGCCAGGTTCTGAACAGCGAGGGGCTTTTCGTGCGCGAGTCGATGCAGGTGGGCGTGCCCGACCAGAAAATCGCCGAGGAAGCGAAGCGCTACGGGGCCGACCTGATCGTGATGGGCACCCGGGGGCTCGGGGCGCTGCGCGGCCTTTTCATGACCTCGGTGTCCACGGGCGTGATCTCGATGGCCTGCTGCCCGGTGCTCCTTGTGAAGGAAAAGCAGGGGCCGCTTGGCGACGACCTGCACGTGGGCGTCTGCGTCGACGGATCCTCCTACGGGGCTGCCGCCGCGCAGTACATCCTGAAGCACCCGAAGCTGTTCGGGCGCAACGCCCGGTTCGACCTCATCAACGTCGTGAACGACTACCGCGGCGCGGCCCTCACGAACGTCACCGGCATCGCCATGCCGACGCTCTCGGAGCAGGAAATCACCGAACTCGAGCAAAACGACTTCAAGGACGCCATGTCGAAGGTGCAGCCGCTTTTCGAGCGGGCGAAGCTTGAAACGCACGGGGTCTGCCTCGTGGGCAACCCCGCCTCGGAAATCACCGCCTATGCGGAGGCGAACGGCGTCGACCTTCTCGTCACCGGCACGCACGGCTACACGAGGCTCAAATCCGCCGTGATGGGGTCCACCGCGCAGACGCTCGCCGCGCACAGCTCCATCCCGCTGCTCGTGGTCCAGGGCGGAAAGCCGGAGCCCCAGAAGCAGTCCTGA